One SAR202 cluster bacterium genomic region harbors:
- a CDS encoding L-lactate permease — MGGAGPELNLVNVLLAAVPVAILVVTIIALKWSAPRAGAVSWIVVSVLALAVFGADALILGSASSKGLSFAFFVLSIIWTSVLMYNVIDRLGGIHVIGSTMTRLVEDPLAKALVVGWAFAGLMQGVAGFGLPVAVVTPLLAIMGFRPATAAAIALVGHSWAVTFGSLGSSYYTIQLVSGLEGSDLGPYMAAMFAPATIFTGFAVAHLEGGMKSVRRGAPAILIIGGAMSLALWVTAVLGAYQIASVVASLVGCGVGWAVSRTRLLGRRAEVAVAAADAVTAVPETAPKAVKDAAAPPPKGISFHMAFLPYYLLIAVSIISQIPWVKELGSTWQWGLSYPATETDLGFAVLRQNNYAAIKYLSHPAPLILISLALTYLVFRIRGQWKPGTIKVASTKTYSQCVSTSVGVSMMVMMALVMIDTGMTALLGEAIARTTGQVFPIFSPFIGVLGTFMTGSNTNSNVMFGALQLETGATLGITAVLIASIQSIGGSFGSSIAPAKVMVATAIVGLNGKENEVLMRTIPYCIVTVLLVGLQAWLMVTFFSG; from the coding sequence ATGGGTGGCGCAGGGCCTGAGCTGAACCTCGTTAATGTCCTCCTTGCCGCGGTCCCCGTGGCCATCCTCGTTGTCACGATCATCGCTCTCAAGTGGAGCGCCCCCCGCGCCGGCGCAGTCTCGTGGATCGTCGTCTCCGTCCTGGCGCTGGCGGTCTTCGGTGCGGACGCCCTTATCCTCGGGTCGGCAAGCTCGAAGGGCCTTAGCTTCGCCTTCTTCGTCCTTTCCATCATCTGGACTTCAGTCCTGATGTACAACGTCATCGACCGGCTTGGCGGCATCCATGTGATCGGCTCGACGATGACGCGTCTCGTTGAAGACCCGCTTGCCAAGGCGCTCGTGGTTGGATGGGCGTTCGCCGGCCTCATGCAGGGCGTTGCCGGCTTCGGCCTCCCCGTAGCGGTCGTAACCCCGCTCCTTGCCATTATGGGCTTCCGGCCCGCGACTGCCGCCGCCATCGCCCTCGTCGGCCACTCCTGGGCGGTTACATTCGGCTCCCTGGGCTCTTCCTACTACACCATCCAGCTCGTCAGTGGCCTTGAGGGCTCGGATCTCGGCCCTTACATGGCCGCCATGTTCGCGCCAGCCACCATATTCACGGGCTTTGCCGTTGCCCACCTGGAGGGCGGAATGAAGTCCGTCCGCCGCGGCGCGCCCGCCATCCTCATCATCGGCGGGGCCATGTCCCTTGCGCTGTGGGTTACGGCCGTGCTGGGCGCGTACCAGATCGCCTCCGTCGTCGCCAGCCTTGTGGGCTGCGGAGTGGGCTGGGCCGTCTCCCGAACGCGCCTCCTGGGCCGCAGGGCGGAGGTAGCCGTCGCAGCCGCCGACGCAGTGACCGCCGTACCCGAGACTGCCCCCAAGGCTGTGAAGGACGCCGCGGCCCCGCCGCCGAAGGGCATCAGCTTTCACATGGCCTTCCTTCCGTACTACCTGCTGATTGCCGTCAGCATCATCTCCCAGATACCCTGGGTGAAGGAACTTGGCTCAACATGGCAGTGGGGACTGAGCTACCCGGCGACGGAAACGGACCTTGGGTTCGCGGTCCTGCGACAGAATAACTACGCGGCGATCAAGTACCTCAGCCATCCCGCCCCGCTCATCCTTATCTCGCTCGCGCTCACATATCTTGTGTTCAGAATAAGAGGGCAGTGGAAGCCGGGTACGATAAAGGTCGCCTCTACGAAGACTTACAGCCAGTGCGTCTCCACGAGCGTGGGCGTGAGCATGATGGTCATGATGGCGCTGGTAATGATAGACACAGGCATGACGGCGCTGCTGGGGGAGGCGATTGCCAGGACGACCGGGCAGGTGTTCCCAATCTTCTCGCCATTTATCGGCGTGCTGGGCACCTTCATGACTGGCAGCAACACAAACTCCAACGTCATGTTCGGGGCGCTTCAGCTTGAAACGGGCGCTACCCTGGGCATCACGGCGGTGCTGATCGCCAGTATACAGTCCATCGGCGGCTCTTTCGGCTCCTCCATAGCTCCGGCGAAGGTGATGGTCGCCACAGCCATCGTCGGCCTGAACGGCAAAGAGAACGAGGTCCTGATGCGGACGATCCCGTACTGCATCGTCACCGTGCTCCTTGTCGGGTTGCAGGCGTGGCTAATGGTCACTTTCTTCTCAGGTTAA